TTGGCGGCGTACCGGTCGCGCTCGGCCACGACGTCAGGACCGGCGGCCTTGCCGAGGGCCGGATCGGGGCCGGCAAGGGCGCCGACCGGTTCCTGTTCGTGCCGCTCGGCACCGGGATCGCCGGAGCGATCGGCATCGCGGGATCCATCGAGGCCGGCGCCCACGGATACGCGGGCGAGATCGGCCATATCGTCGTACGCCCCGAAGGCCCCGACTGCGGCTGCGGCCAGCGCGGCTGCCTCGAGACGCTGGCCTCCGCCTCCGCGGTGACCAGGGCCTGGGCCGCCGCGTCCGGCGACCCGGACGCGGACGCCGCCGACTGCGCGAAGGCCGTCGAGTCCGGCGACGAACGGGCCGCACGGGTCTGGTGGGACGCCGTCGACGCGCTCGCCGCCGGCCTTGTCACCGCGATCACCCTGCTGGATCCCCGCACGCTGATCATCGGTGGCGGTCTCGCCGAGGCGGGGGAAACCTTGTTCACACCACTGCGGGCCGCGGTCGAGGAGCGCGTCACGTTCCAGAAGCTGCCCGCCATCGTCCCGGCAGCCCTCGGGGACACCGCCGGATGCCTGGGCGCGGGACTGCTCGCCTGGGATCTGCTCGCCACCGACTCGGAGGTATCCGCCTAATGGCCGCAAGCGCCGAAAGCACAGTTCTCACCGGCGCCCGGGTGGTGCTGCCGACCGGGATCGTCGAAAATGGACGGCTCGTCGTCGCCGGCACGAAGATCGCCGGCGCCGCGCCGGCGGACGCGCACACCCGCGATCTCTCCGGCCACTGGGTCGTCCCCGGATTCGTCGACATCCACAACCACGGCGGCGGCGGAGCCTCGTTCACCTCCGGCAGCGCCGAGGACGTGCTGAAAGGCGTACGGACCCACCGCGAGCACGGCACGACCACACTCGTCGCCTCCACTGTCACCGGCGAGATGGACTTCCTCGCCCACCGGGCCGGCTTCCTCTCCGAGCTCGTCGAACAGGGCGACCTGGCCGGCA
This portion of the Streptomyces sp. NBC_01750 genome encodes:
- a CDS encoding ROK family protein, yielding MKAALVGVDGTLLYEARRATGRERGPDAVVETILGFAQELRAYGAEHLGESAVAAGVAVPGIVDAGRGIAVYAANLGWRDVPMRALLAGRLGGVPVALGHDVRTGGLAEGRIGAGKGADRFLFVPLGTGIAGAIGIAGSIEAGAHGYAGEIGHIVVRPEGPDCGCGQRGCLETLASASAVTRAWAAASGDPDADAADCAKAVESGDERAARVWWDAVDALAAGLVTAITLLDPRTLIIGGGLAEAGETLFTPLRAAVEERVTFQKLPAIVPAALGDTAGCLGAGLLAWDLLATDSEVSA